In one window of Lacticaseibacillus casei DSM 20011 = JCM 1134 = ATCC 393 DNA:
- a CDS encoding MFS transporter, translated as MDRHVFGATFSSLRSTNFRRFWIGQCISVMGTWIQRTTQTWLVYQMTKSAFLVGLLAAAQFVPIMALTLVAGTLIDRYPKRQILLLTQFGFLVLGAIMTTLTFLKIIQYWQILAIALGYGILQSFDTPTRQSYVIELVGRKDLMNGISLNSSIFNLAKIAGPSLAGILMVTIGVAPCFLIDTLSYIAIIIGLFMIHQEHPVARHTPRHILADVKEGLVYIVHHDNVKLSAELMLIICTLNFNNNVIIPIYAQEVLGRGAQGYANLLSATGIGSLIAAFLMSYLARFGLRRDLYLLVALGTALIQTLMIFIHVYWLAMIFMIVIGFCNMVFLNQSNAAFQFSIPNELRGRIMSVYVLLNQGSTPIGSLYVGGLMDVAGGLWGFPSCGLLALLLLIPTLFGHRGTVKRWLHAKTAD; from the coding sequence GTGGACAGGCACGTTTTTGGAGCAACTTTTTCTTCACTACGTTCAACCAACTTCCGCCGATTTTGGATCGGTCAGTGTATTTCAGTCATGGGGACTTGGATTCAACGAACCACCCAGACATGGCTGGTTTACCAGATGACCAAGTCCGCCTTTCTGGTTGGCTTACTGGCAGCGGCCCAATTTGTCCCTATTATGGCACTCACTTTAGTCGCGGGTACGCTGATCGACCGCTATCCCAAACGCCAGATCCTTTTGCTGACACAGTTTGGTTTTTTGGTGCTGGGTGCTATCATGACGACTCTGACTTTTTTAAAAATCATTCAATACTGGCAGATTTTGGCGATCGCTTTAGGCTACGGAATTCTTCAGAGTTTTGACACGCCCACTAGGCAATCATATGTCATCGAACTTGTCGGCAGAAAAGATCTCATGAACGGCATCTCGCTGAATTCGTCTATTTTCAATCTGGCCAAAATTGCCGGTCCGTCTCTGGCGGGGATCCTCATGGTGACCATCGGCGTTGCGCCGTGTTTTCTGATCGACACCTTAAGCTATATTGCGATTATTATTGGCTTGTTCATGATTCACCAGGAGCACCCGGTTGCCCGGCACACACCGCGACATATTCTTGCTGATGTCAAAGAGGGCCTTGTTTATATTGTGCATCATGACAATGTCAAACTGAGCGCCGAACTCATGCTGATTATTTGCACGTTAAATTTCAACAATAACGTCATCATCCCCATTTATGCCCAGGAAGTTCTGGGCCGCGGTGCCCAAGGCTATGCCAACCTGTTGTCGGCCACTGGTATTGGTTCACTCATTGCAGCATTTCTCATGAGTTACCTCGCCCGATTCGGTCTTCGTCGCGATTTATATCTGTTAGTCGCACTAGGAACAGCTTTGATCCAAACGTTGATGATTTTTATCCACGTTTACTGGTTAGCCATGATTTTTATGATCGTCATTGGCTTTTGCAATATGGTTTTTCTGAATCAGTCCAATGCGGCGTTTCAGTTTTCGATTCCCAACGAGCTGCGCGGTCGCATCATGAGTGTCTATGTTTTACTCAACCAAGGCTCAACGCCAATTGGCAGTTTGTATGTCGGAGGCCTCATGGACGTTGCCGGTGGCTTATGGGGATTTCCTTCCTGCGGCTTGTTGGCACTGTTGTTACTCATTCCAACCTTGTTCGGCCATCGTGGGACCGTTAAACGCTGGTTGCACGCCAAAACCGCCGACTGA